CGCAGGATGTTCCGCACGTCCCGGTCCCATTTGTCGATCAACGGATCCAGATCCTTTCCAAAGACCCCTTTCCACATGTCCAGCTTGTAGGTGCTGGCGACGATGGTATCACCGTCCTGGTAGAGCATGATCCGTAGCGGAAAAATCACCGAGGCCTGGGGGTTGTCCTTCAGGATGCGGTCGACCTGTGTCTTGTCGCCGAAGAACAGCACCTTGTAGTTGGGTGCCTTGTAGCCCCGGTGACGCAGGCCCTCATCCACCGGCTGGATTTTCACCAAGGTGTACTTGTTGTCCGCGATGGCGTAGCTGAGCTCGTTCACGGCCGATTCGTAGTTGCAATGCCGGCTGACGGTCACAAACAGGTCGTCGGCCGCCGCCGGCAGGCTGACGGTAAGGAGCAGCGCACACATCAAGATCCAGGTCTTCACAGGCTGGCCTCCTTGAGAATGGACTTGTAGTCGCGGGTCAGTTGTTTGC
This sequence is a window from Acidiferrobacteraceae bacterium. Protein-coding genes within it:
- a CDS encoding DUF302 domain-containing protein, coding for MKTWILMCALLLTVSLPAAADDLFVTVSRHCNYESAVNELSYAIADNKYTLVKIQPVDEGLRHRGYKAPNYKVLFFGDKTQVDRILKDNPQASVIFPLRIMLYQDGDTIVASTYKLDMWKGVFGKDLDPLIDKWDRDVRNILRQYAQQPI